Proteins found in one Oryza glaberrima chromosome 4, OglaRS2, whole genome shotgun sequence genomic segment:
- the LOC127771742 gene encoding histone-lysine N-methyltransferase SUVR4-like: MGSKSNTERARKALEAMKQLGFSKKEATPVLKNLLRLFGNNWEPIEDECYRALADAILDRHQETAADRGCSATRPTPDDDHHPLTLCGASRDVDTETDEPRTKKPRATNSAPQSPPSLTDDQDVPAAISPPSHGASPQFRPQTRASARLRQASPSSVTAAHKRPRQMMDEDFQDSAFLREPKPEPDIDMDAIQGTAATSDCPNAHLGLIDYPLNASSSRVALPLALLPPDQNVPQISGPKKRAIQPCSKVNTGEGSSVIDVASSTMGEVKMSLKCSVDPKFRMPSLEAVFKMVEDKYLHSYKILPPEFSIGSLMNEICQCVVQLGSDHIAEHNTESDVAGNGRCSQNEPMTGSIPFVKPIACEDGGNRKCKSSGESFIVEDSENSSVAKQQTHLALANLKPIHDVTDISKGEERVRISVANEFASEKCPPSFYYIRGNLVFQNAYVNISVARIGDEDCCADCFGNCLSAPIPCACTRETGGEYVYTPEGLVRTPFLDECVSMNRFPEKCHKFFCKSSCPLERSRNEASPEPCRGHLARKFIKECWSKCGCNMQCGNRVVQRGITCNLQVFFTGEGKGWGLRTLDELPKGAFVCEYVGEVLTSTELHERTLQNMNNGRHTYPVLLDADWGSEGVLKDEEALSLDSTFYGNVGRFINHRCYDANLVEIPVEVETPDHHYYHLAFFTTKKVEAFEELTWDYGIDFGDGKDPVKAFQCLCGSRYCRGIRHPRKRGKAAAK, translated from the exons ATGGGTTCGAAATCGAACACGGAGAGGGCGAGGAAGGCGCTGGAGGCCATGAAGCAGCTGGGTTTCTCCAAGAAGGAGGCCACCCCTGTCCTCAAGAACCTCCTCAGGCTCTTCGGCAACAACTGGGAGCCCATCGAGGACGAGTGCTACCGCGCCCTCGCCGACGCCATCCTCGACCGCCACCAG GAGACCGCAGCTGACCGCGGCTGCAGCGCGACAAGGCCAACGCCGGACGATGATCATCACCCCCTTACCCTCTGTGGTGCTTCGCGCGACGTGGATACTGAGACCGACGAACCTCGCACCAAGAAGCCTAGGGCCACCAACTCAGCTCCTCAATCGCCTCCATCCCTTACGGACGACCAAGATGTTCCTGCAGCTATCTCACCCCCATCCCATGGTGCTTCTCCTCAATTCCGTCCACAGACCAGGGCCTCTGCACGACTGCGCCAAGCTTCTCCTTCTTCTGTTACAGCAGCACACAAGAGGCCAAGACAGATGATGGATGAAGATTTCCAAGACTCTGCATTCCTCAGGGAACCCAAGCCTGAGCCCGATATCGATATGGACGCCATACAAGGCACTGCTGCTACATCAGACTGCCCAAATGCCCACCTTGGCCTCATTGACTATCCGCTCAATGCCAGCTCCTCAAGGGTTGCACTTCCTCTGGCATTGCTTCCACCTGATCAAAATGTTCCACAGATTTCAG GTCCTAAAAAAAGGGCAATTCAACCTTGTAGCAAGGTGAACACGGGGGAAGGATCTTCAGTCATTGATGTAGCATCATCCACTATGGGTGAGGTCAAAATGTCACTGAAATGCAGTGTTGACCCAAAGTTCCGCATGCCTTCCTTAGAAGCAGTTTTCAAGATGGTGGAGGATAAATATCTTCACTCATACAAGATTCTGCCTCCTGAGTTTTCCATTGGTAGCCTCATGAATGAGATATGCCAATGTGTTGTACAACTGGGTAGTGATCATATTGCAGAACATAATACAGAATCAGATGTTGCTGGCAATGGGAGATGCTCACAAAATGAGCCAATGACAGGTAGCATTCCATTTGTGAAGCCAATAGCATGCGAGGATGGTGGAAATAGGAAATGTAAATCTTCAGGAGAATCATTTATTGTGGAAGACTCAGAAAATTCAAGTGTTGCTAAACAGCAGACTCATTTGGCACTTGCCAACTTGAAGCCTATCCATGATGTAACTGATATATccaagggagaagagagagtgaGGATATCGGTGGCCAATGAATTTGCAAGTGAGAAATGTCCTCCTTCCTTTTATTATATACGAGGAAACCTTGTTTTCCAAAATGCTTATGTCAACATCTCCGTTGCAAGAATTGGTGATGAAGATTGTTGTGCTGATTGCTTTGGCAACTGCTTGTCTGCACCTATACCATGTGCTTGCACAAGAGAAACCGGGGGCGAATATGTGTATACACCAGAAGGTCTGGTTAGGACACCATTCCTTGATGAATGTGTTTCTATGAATCGTTTCCCAGAAAAATGTCACAAGTTCTTCTGTAAATCATCCTGCCCACTCGAGAGATCTAGGAATGAAGCTTCACCAGAGCCTTGCAGAGGACATCTTGCTAGGAAATTTATCAAGGAATGCTGGAGTAAATGTGGTTGTAACATGCAATGTGGTAACCGTGTGGTTCAACGTGGCATCACATGCAATCTGCAG GTATTTTTCACAGGAGAAGGGAAGGGTTGGGGTCTTCGCACTCTTGATGAACTGCCAAAAGGAGCCTTTGTTTGTGAATATGTTGGGGAAGTACTAACTAGTACAGAACTGCATGAAAGGACACTTCAAAACATGAACAATGGTAGGCATACCTACCCTGTTCTCTTGGATGCTGATTGGGGTTCTGAAGGTGTGTTGAAAGACGAAGAAGCTTTATCCCTGGATTCAACATTTTATGGGAATGTTGGGAGATTTATCAACCATAG ATGCTATGATGCGAATTTAGTTGAGATACCTGTTGAAGTGGAGACGCCTGATCATCATTATTATCAT CTTGCATTTTTCACAACCAAGAAGGTGGAGGCATTTGAGGAGCTCACATGG GACTATGGTATTGATTTTGGTGATGGCAAAGATCCTGTTAAAGCATTTCAGTGTCTATGTGGAAGCAGATATTGCCGCGGTATCAGGCATCCGA GGAAACGAGGGAAAGCTGCTGCGAAATGA
- the LOC127771748 gene encoding dolichyl-diphosphooligosaccharide--protein glycosyltransferase subunit 1B, with product MMAPSLSTAVSSLLLLLLLAAAISVSSSPPMPEDSIRVISAEKRIDLTSPIVKVFLTLKLENDATAPEASQVLLAFTPTEVEHLAIVKATRAEGKRKKKIYVPLSVKASDLAAAPNGARLYSILLSTPLKPAEVTTLEVFYALTHSLEPFPAEITQSDPQLVYYRDSAVLLSPYHVLEQVTYIKMPSNRVESFTRVDPTSRAGNEVKYGAYNNQLPNSYVPILVHYENNRPFAVVEELVRKVEISHWGNVQITEQYKLKHGGAQHKGVFSRLEYQSRPSISGVSSFKNLLARLPPRVHSVYYRDEIGNISSSHLRSDSHKSELEIEPRYPLFGGWHCTFTIGYGLPLQDFLFESDDGRRYINLTFGCPLLDTVVDDLTIKVVLPEGSTSPQAVVPFLTEQYLETSYSYLDVVGRTTVVLKKRNVVGEHNVPFQVYYEFNPIFMLAEPLMLISAVFLFFVACIAYLHMDLSIGKS from the exons ATGATGGCGCCGTCCTTGTCCACCGCcgtctcctctcttctcctcctcctcctcctagccGCTGCTATCTCCgtctcctcctcaccgccgatGCCGGAGGACAGCATCCGGGTCATCTCCGCCGAGAAAAGG ATCGACCTCACCAGCCCCATAGTCAAAGTTTTCCTCACACTAAAG CTCGAGAATGATGCCACTGCCCCTGAAGCATCTCAAGTTCTACTCGCATTCACACCCACAGAGGTTGAACATCTTGCGATTGTCAAGGCGACCAGAGCGGAGGGGAAGCGCAAGAAGAAGATATATGTGCCTCTCTCTGTGAAAGCCTCTGATCTTGCTGCCGCTCCAAATGGTGCTCGCCTGTACTCCATTTTGCTGAGCACTCCATTGAAACCTGCTGAGGTGACGACGCTGGAAGTATTTTATGCTTTGACACACTCTTTGGAGCCCTTCCCAGCAGAGATCACCCAGTCAGATCCCCAGCTGGTTTACTACCGTGACAGTGCTGTGCTTCTATCTCCGTACCATGTTCTGGAGCAGGTTACCTACATCAAAATGCCGAGCAATAGGGTGGAGTCCTTTACAAGGGTGGACCCCACCAGTCGAGCTGGTAATGAAGTGAAATACGGCGCATACAACAACCAGCTTCCAAACTCGTATGTGCCCATACTTGTGCATTATGAAAATAATCGTCCGTTTGCTGTTGTTGAGGAACTTGTGCGCAAGGTGGAGATTTCTCATTGGGGGAATGTCCAAATCACTGAGCAGTATAAGCTGAAACATGGTGGTGCTCAGCACAAAGGAGTCTTTTCAAG GCTTGAGTATCAATCCAGGCCTTCTATAAGTGGAGTGTCATCATTTAAGAATCTTCTTGCAAGGCTGCCTCCTCGAGTTCATTCAGTATACTATCGTGATGAGATCGGCAACATATCTTCATCCCATTTGCGTAGTGATTCGCACAAG TCAGAACTTGAAATTGAGCCCAGATATCCATTATTTGGTGGTTGGCACTGCACGTTCACCATTGGCTATGGTTTGCCATTGCAAGATTTTCTCTTTGAATCAGATGATGGTCGACGCTACATAAATCTTACTTTTGGATGCCCTCTGTTGGATACGGTGGTAGATGATCTTACCATCAAA GTCGTGCTTCCTGAGGGATCGACAAGTCCACAAGCTGTAGTTCCTTTCCTGACGGAACAATATCTTGAG ACTAGTTATTCATACCTTGATGTTGttggaaggacgacagttgtaCTAAAGAAGAGAAACGTAGTTGGAGAGCACAATGTTCCTTTCCAG GTGTATTACGAATTCAATCCGATCTTCATGCTCGCAGAACCGTTGATGCTGATATCAGCCGTGTTCCTGTTCTTTGTAGCCTGCATTGCTTATCTTCACATGGATCTTTCCATTGGGAAATCATAG